TTGATTAAATCAGTGATAGGTTGAGCATGATTCAATAAAAACTCTCGAAAATCAAAATGATCATCATTAAAAATATCAAGTTTAATTGAGCCATCGAGATCAATACCAGCTGAGTTTGTTCTTCTTAGCTCCTCAAGTGCTCCTCGTGTTCCAAGCTTAATGGCCAGATCATCAAAGAGAACTCTTATATACGTTCCTGAAGAGACGCTAACACGAAAGACAACAGTATCCCCTTCAAAGCTTAGAAGCTCTATATCGTGGATATGACGCTCGACAGGAGGCTTTTCGATGATGATGCCTTCTCTTGCCCATTCATGTAGAGGCTTACCTTCATGCTTTGTGGCCGAAAAGGCCGGTGGGCTTTGCATATAAGGCCCTACAAATGATTCCAAGGCGTCTTTTACGATATCAAAAGTCAGTGGCGGAATCTCAACCCTTTCCATCGTGCCATCTTCAGTATCAAAATCACCAGTTGGCGATAAGAAGCCAAGGCGTCCTGAAGCGATATACTCTTTAGTTGAAACTTGAGTGTATTGATTTAAACGAGTAGCTGGACCAATTCCAATAACCATGAGTCCAGTAGCAAATGGATCGAGTGTTCCAAAATGGCCAATCTTTCCAATATTTTTAGGGAGCTTTCTTTTAAACTGTCTAATAACGTCAAAGGAAGTTATTCCCTTAGGCTTATCGACCTTAAAAAAGAAAGGCCCAAAAATTGGGCCTTTAAACTTTCGTGCCATATTAGTATGACTTTCCTTTTTCTTTTTCTGACTTAAGCAGCTGTTCTATTTCTTGCTCGTCTTCAAATTGCGAGTCATAAACAGCAGTTAGAGATGGAGTGTGTCTAACCTTAAGTGTTTTTGCCAAATGAGTTCTCATTTTACCTAAAGCTGACTCCATTGCTTTTGCAATATCACCTCTTCGAGAAGGATCAAATGTATCCCAGTAAAGAGTTGCTACTGAGAAGTCAGGATTCATTTCAACTTTAGTTACTGAACAATAAGTGAATGCACTATTATCCAGACCTGTACGCAATAACTTATTGACTTCATTTTTTATCTGCTCTTCGTATTGCAGTTTTTTATTATTGCTACTCATGGCCTATCTCCAATATTAAAGAATCGGTGACTCAGACGTCATAACGTCTTCAAGTTTACGTTTCTTCTCTTTCATTTGGTATGCTTCAAATAGGTCGCCAACTTTAATATCATTATAGTTTTCAAGACCTACACCACACTCGTAACCATTCTTAACTTCTTTAACGTCATCTTTGAAACGTTTAAGAGATGACATTTTACCATCAAACATGATCTTACCTTCTCTAAGAAGACGAACATTACATCCAACCATGATCTTACCGTCAACGACAACAGAACCTGCAATTGTACCAATTTTTGGAACAAAGAATGTATCGCGAACTTCTGCACGACCGATATACTCTTCAGTATATTCAGGATCAAGAAGACCTTCGACTGCAAGTTTAACATCATTGATTAGTTCATAGATGATTGAGTATGTTTTAATATCAACACCATACTGCTCAGAAAGTTTTCTAGCAGATGTTGCTGGTCTCATATTAAATCCAATGACAAATGCCCCAGAAGTATTAGCAAGTTCAATGTCAGAGTCACTAATTTGTCCAACTCCACCACGAATTACCTTAACTTCAACTTCAGGATTTGAAATTGACTCTAGTGCAGTTTTAATAGCTTCGTATGAACCTTGTACATCTGCTCTAATGATAAGATTAAGATCTTTTGTTTGACCTTCTTCACCAGCTGCCGTTGCAAAGAAGTCCTCAAGAGAAACCTTAGGTCCTTGAGTCGTCGCAGCAGCTTCAATTCTGATGCGCTCATCAATTCTATTTTGTGCAATCTTCTTTGCTTCTCTTTCATTTTTAACAACGTTTAGAACGTCACCTGGAGCCGGAGCCTCACTTAGACCAAGGATTTGAACAGGAGTTGATGGCCCAGCTTTTGGAAGCTGATTACCTCTGTGGTCAGTTAAACTTCTAGCTCTACCAAAAGTTTCACCTACTACAATTGAATCGCCTTTTTTAAGCGTTCCTTTTTCAACAAGTACAGTTGCAACAGGTCCACGGCCATGCTCAATTCTAGACTCAACAACAACGGCTTCTGCAACACCTTTTGGATCTGCACGAAGCTCAAGAATTTCAGCTTGTAGAGCAATTGCTTCTAGAAGTTCATCAATTCCTTCACCTTTAAGAGCTGAGATATTACAGAATTGAGTATCTCCACCCCATTCTTCAGGTGTAATACTGTATTCAGTTAACGCTTGCTTGATACGATCTGGATTAGCTCCTTCACGGTCCATTTTGTTAACTGCTACAATTAAAGGCTTTCCAGCACTTTGAATATATTTAATCGATTCAACAGTCTGTGGCATAACACCATCATCTGCTGCAACAATTAGAATAACGATATCTGTGATATCTGCACCACGTTGTCTCATTGCTCCAAAGGCTGCGTGACCAGGAGTATCTAAGAACGTTAGTTTAGAATCTTTAACATCAACTGAATATGCACCAATGTGCTGAGTGATACCACCAGCTTCACCGTCTGCAATTTTCGCGTTTCTAATACAATCAAGAAGAGTTGTTTTACCGTGATCAACGTGACCCATGATAGTAACAACAGGAGCACGAAGTGGAAGTTTACTAACTTCTTCTTCAGAAAGTTCTTCTTTACCGATAACTGCATCTTCATCAAATGACTGATCTTCTACACGATAATCATAAAGCGCAGCGATTTGACCTGCTAATTTTAGACCGATGTAATCACCATTTCTAACAAGTAGGTTTAGATCAAGACACTTATCGATCATATCTTTTAGCTTAATTGATAACTTTTTAGCTAATTGCTCAGCATAAGCTCCACCATGAAGCTTAATAACTCTTTTTGATTCTTTAACTTCTGTTATCTCAGTTGACTTAGAAGGACCTGAATATTGTCTCTTTCTCTTAACCTGAGTATACATTGGACGGCCTGAGCCTTGAAGAGCAGCATATGACTTAAGCTCAGTTGTAGCACGTTCTTCATTAAGGGCTTGAGAACGATTAACATTCTTCTTAGCACTTAACATAGAAGCAAGACCACTTAGCCTACTACTTTTAGCGTCCTTCTTACCAGTAACACCTTTTGTACCAGGACCAGCTTTCGCATTAATGTCGTCTTCTGGCTTCTCTTCAGCTTTTTTAGCTTCACGAGTCTTTCTAGCTGCAGCTTTCTCTTTATCTTCTTTAGTAGGCGCTGAAACAATTCTTAAACCAAATGGTTTACCATCAACACCTTTGTCACTTTCTTTCTCTTTTGAAGAAGTCTCTTTTTCAACTTTCTTCTCTTGAGCTTCTGTTTCATCTTTTGATTCAGCAGCTTTAGGTTCTTCAGAGCTTTTTTCAGCAACCTTAGTTTCTTTTGCCTCAACTACCTTTTCAGGTTTTTGCGTAGAAGCTTCAGCAACATGTACTGTAGTTGTCTCTTCAGTGCTTTCATCAACAGATGGTGTTGCCTCAGATGATTTTGAAGAAGCCTTACGACGAACAACTGTTTTCTTCTTACGAGTTACAGTTTTCTTTGCCGGCTTATCTTCACCGTCTTCTTCGTCTTTACTAGCTGCTTTCTTACGAACAGTAGTCTTCTTAGCAGTCTTCTTCTTGGCCTTTTTCTTCTTTGTTACCTTCTTCTTTGCTGGAGCATCTTCGCTCTTAGCACTAGCGCCGGCTAACTCTTGCCACTTTGTGATATCATCGTCCGATAATACCGACATGTGGTTTCTTACGTTAAAGCCATGGGCTTTCAGTTCCTCAACAAGATCGAGAGGCTTCTTTCCGATTTCATTGGCCAATTCAAATATTTTCTTAGGCATTTTGTCTCCGTAGTATGACTACAATTTTATAAATTATTTAATTTTAAATGCAGCTAATTCTTCTCTTAGTCTTCTCTCAGCTTCATTAAATTTATCAGAGCCTTCTTCTGATTCCTCACCAGACTCTTTATTTATGATACCTAGGTATCTTGGTACTGCTGATGCAGATACCAGTTCTTCTTCACCTTCAGGTTGAAGTTCAATTGTCCCTTCTTCAACAAGCTTTGCTGCTTCATCAATTGCCGCTTGAGCAGCAGCTTCATCAACACCAGTCATTGAAGCGATTTCGCTTGCAGGTGTTGCCATGAAGTCACCAATTGCCATGATGCTATTTTGAACAAGTACTTGAGCCATTGCATCTGAAACAGATGGAATTTGAAGTAAGTTTTCAACGGCCTTATTAACTTTCTCTTGAAGTTTTGTTTTAGAGATAATGTTAATATTGTATCCCGATAACATCGCTGCAAGGCGAACGTTTTGACCACGTCTACCAATTGCAAGAGATAGTTGATCTTCTTCAACGATCACATCCATTGATTTAGAGTCATGATCAATTGAAATATTTTCAATTTCAGATGGAGCAAGTGCCGCAATAGCAAATGTTGCTAGGTCATCGTTCCATCTTACGATATCAATTTTTTCACCTTGAAGTTCGTTAACGATATTTTGAACACGAGATCCCTTCATACCAACACATGCACCAACAGGATCGATATCTTTATCAACTGACTGTACAGCAATCTTGGCTCTCTGACCTGGCTCACGTGCAGCAGATTTAACCTCGATTGTTCCATCTTGAATCTCAGGTACTTCTACTTCAAATAGCTTAACTAAGAACATTGGAGATGTACGAGAAAGTCTAATTTCAGGACCTCTGTTCGTCATCACAACTTCAGTTAAGTATGCTTGAATTCTATCACCTGGATTAAATTGTTCACCTGGGATAATTTCTCTTCTTGAAAGAACTGCATCGGCCTTACCAAGGTCAACGATGATATTCCCTCTTTCATATCTTCTAGCGATACCAGTTACTAGATCACCTTCTCTGTGCTTGAACTCAGAGAATAGAATCTCTCTTTCAGCATCACGTACTTTTTGCATAATAATTTGACGAGCAGTTTGAACATCAACACGAGTAAAATTAGGGTTTTCAATTTTAATACCTAATTGATCTCCTACCTCTACGTCTTCATCTAATTCTCTTGCATCAGAAAGATTAATCTCAATAATTGGATCTCTTACATCTTCAACAACATTTTTATATTGAAAAATCTCTACATCGTCATCATCGTCATTGTAACGAGTTTCATATTCACCTTGAATTCCAAACTTCTTTCTAGCTGTTACTAAGAAAGCTTGCTCAATAGCGTTTACGATAATTGCTTTATCGATTCCACGGTCTTTACCTAATACATCAATAATTTTACCTAATTCTGAGAAACTCATTTTTTCACCTCAATAGTTACACTTCTGGTTCAAGTGCTACCTTATTAATATCATTTAAATTTAATTTTAAATCAAAGTCACTGTCGAGATTAACTTCTATATAGTCATCTCCAACATCATTTAAAACACATAAAACTTTCTTAGTATTGGCAGTTTTTTTATCAAAGTTCTCACCTTGAAATAAGTCACCAAACTTCTTATTTAATTCAACGAGAATTCTTTGTCCCTTACTTAAGTCAAAGTGTTCTCTTGTTTTAATTTTACGAAACATTCCAGGAGAAGATACTTCTAAGACAATATCATCAGGTATCCAGTCAGCACTCTCCATAGGCTCACTAAAAGCACGATCAACTGCCACACAATCTTCGATCACTGCAGTATTCGTTTCTTTATTCATTATATAAACGCGTAAAGTTTTTGAACCTTTTATATATTCCATATCGTAAAGGTAGTAACCAGCTTCACTTACAATAGCTTGTGAAAGCTCGTAAAACTTCTTCTCTATACCTTTATATTCAACATTTAAATTCATTAAAATGTGCCTATTAATAAAAAAAAAGGGTAGCACTAATAAGTCTACCCGATTATATCTTGTTAAAAATTTAACTAATCGTTATTTACCCAGATTTTAAAAAAAATTATTCTAAATTTCTAAGTACCTATTAATTATCAGACATTTTGAAATCTTGTCAAGGTTTGTCACAATCTTGAACGCCATGCATTATTACGGCCGAATTACCATTTTGATAAAACCGCTTTTTTATATGAATCTGTTTAAGGCCCATTTTTTGATAAAATCCAATCGCACCATCATTATTCTCCTCTACTTCAAGGTATATATGAGGTTTACTGAAGCCTAACTCTACTGATGCGACGTGGCACATTTGCTTAAATAAGGCCAAAGCTAACTTACGACGTCGGAATTTTTCATCGACAACGATCTTATAAAGATGGCAGAAATCTGGTGAAGATAGTTCAAATACACATAAAGATATTATTTCTTTTTTATTATTTTCTAGGGATTCTTGCCACAAGCAAACAATATTTCTTGAAGAACCTGCAAGCTCTTTCCAAACTTTCTTCGACCATGACCATTTAAAATGATCAGATTCAAAGTCTGATAACTTATCAACCATCTGTTCATCTAATTTGGCCAAGTATTCGAATTGTATTTTCATATTTCGACTACCTAGACCTTACAGAAATAGACGTGACTGAATATCTTTCAATATATGCGTACGGTAACTTGTTGACCTTTTCACAAGGCTTTCTGGAGTTATTATGTCTTTATTATTAATGAATGATTTATAGCGCTTTGCAAGCTCAAGATTTGTATTAAAGATTTGCTCAACAGTTTTTCTATAAGCTTTAGGAACCTTGCATTTTTCAAACTTCGGTGTTGATAAAAACTCATGCTCCAAGCTTAACAACTTCCCTATAAGCATTATCTTTTTAATTCTTTGTATTTGAGAGTCATTTGGTACCAGCGGTGCGGCTTCAACACCTTCCTGTGTTGAAAGTGCTCCAACTAATTCATTAAAATAATCTTTGTTCTTATTTTCATCTATAGAGCATTTTGAATACTGATAAGCTTTTAAGAGGAAATTGGCTTCCTTGGTAAAATATATTTTACCATTTATAGAGAAAAGGGCCCTTTCTCGAAGGGCCCATGTATTTGTCATAAAAAAAATTGAAATATAAATTAAAAATCGCATCTATCTTAAACTGGAGAACTGATATCAACGTTTGCCACGGCTTTACCTGCAGTAAGCTTAGTCTCCATTTGATAGCGAATCTTAACATCTGGATTGAAAGTATATCCGTCTTTTCCGCGAATAATATACTTTCTCTTCGTATTACTATTATCTTTAGGTTCAATTAACTTTCTTAGACGAGAAATCGAAGTATAGATAAGCTTGTCGTGAATTAATGGATTGTACTCATCTTTCCAAATCTCTCTAGCAAGATCTTCTTTATCAAAGAAACTTCCGCGATTCTTAGCTAATAAGAATAGGATCTCTAGTAGAACAAAACGATGTTTGAAATCAATTACACCAATATTCTTCTCTTTTACTTTTCTATTGTTACGATCAAGGTAAATATCAACACTTGAATCATTAACTTCATGAATCTCGGCATCAAGAACATTTGTTAGACGCTTAAATGTCGTCGAATCAACTGCTTGCTTTGCTAGGTTATAATAAAGAGTTGCTCTATCGTAATCACCTTTAACTTTTTGAACCTGTCCAATTCCTAAAAGAATATATCCGTATAGGTTCCAGCACTTCTTATTTTGAAGCGTAATATTTGCAAGATTAAAATGTTTTAAAGACGCTTCAATATTGCCTGTGGCCATATGAATTTTTCCATATGTCATATGCATTGAACCACCTAAATACTCTTTATTAATAATTTTTAAAAGATTATCTAGTTGTCCCATATACTCGAGAGAAAGTTCAAATTGACCTCTGTTAAATGCATTATTTGCTAAAGCTAATAAGCATTTAGAGTGAAGATCAGGATCATTTTCCTCTTTAGACTTATTATAAGATAAGTCTAGGTCTTGATATGCTCCATCGAAGTCAGTTCGATATGACTTGATAAGACCTGAATAATAGAAGTATTCAGCTGATAGGCTTCCTAGATTCTCTTGAAGGTCATTAACAATGGCCTCACTATGTGAAATATATTTTTCGGCTTTTTCATCCTCTAATTTCTCGGCCGCAATACGAATGAGAAAACTTAGAATTTTTAAAACACGGTAATTATCCTGAGGACATTCAGCACAATCGATAGCTTTAAGAAAGTTTACTTCCGCCTTGTTAAGATCGGCCTTATCATAGTGAAGCTTACCAAGCTGGTAGTAAGCCTTTCCGACTTCTAGCTTAGTTAAATTATCTTGAGTTGGAATTAGCCCTTCACCAGAACCGACAAAGCCTAGAACATCTAAACTTGCTGATTCTTTTTGATTACTTGTTCCAGATTCTTGTCCCCCGACAATCTGCATATTTAACTCCCTATCGATTAATTTTCACGTTATTTGCTGTGAGAATTTTGTGGAATCTTACCACAACAAGTTCATATCATGTCATCATGCTACAAGTCAAAACAGTTCATTTTCATTAAAATATTTACACTCAAAATATTGATGAACCCTTTAATTATTTGATATTATGTGCATTTAAAGGACAAATTTTAGGCTTATTTACGGAGATTCAATGGCCAAATACGATTTAGATACTATTAGACACTCAAGCGCTCACCTTATGGCCCAAGCAATTTCAAGACTTTACCCAGATTCTAAAGTTCAATTTGGGGTTGGACCTGTTATTGAAAACGGTTTTTACTACGATATTTTAATGGATCAAACCCTTGGTGAAGATGATCTACCTAAAATAGAAGATATGATGAAAACCATCATTAAAGAGAAGCTTCCTATTGAAAGAAAGGTTATGAGTCGCTCTGAGGCTATCGATTTCTTTAAATCAGAAGGTCAAGATTTAAAAATAGAATTAGTAGAGGCCATACCTGAAGATGAAGAAGTTAGTTGTTACACTCAAGGTGAATTCATTGACTTATGTCGAGGACCACACGTTGAAAATACAGCAGATCTACCACAAGGCTTTAAATTACTAAGTATCGCAGGTGCATACTGGCGTGGTGATGAAAAGCGTGAAGTTATGCAAAGAATTTATGCAGCCTGCTTCATGGATCGCAAACAACTTAAGCAACACCTTATGATGCTTGAAGAAGCAAAAAAGCGTGACCATAGAAAATTAGGAAAAGAATTACAATTATTCCACTTTGAGCCAGTTGCTCCAGGTGCACCGTTTTTCATGCCTAAAGGTGCAATCATTGTAAATGAACTCACAAATTATATAAGAAGACTTTATCGTCTTTATGAATACGACGAAGTTATCACACCTCAAATCCTAGATAGTGAACTATGGCATACATCTGGTCACTACGAACATTATAAAGATGATAT
This is a stretch of genomic DNA from Halobacteriovorax vibrionivorans. It encodes these proteins:
- the infB gene encoding translation initiation factor IF-2; its protein translation is MPKKIFELANEIGKKPLDLVEELKAHGFNVRNHMSVLSDDDITKWQELAGASAKSEDAPAKKKVTKKKKAKKKTAKKTTVRKKAASKDEEDGEDKPAKKTVTRKKKTVVRRKASSKSSEATPSVDESTEETTTVHVAEASTQKPEKVVEAKETKVAEKSSEEPKAAESKDETEAQEKKVEKETSSKEKESDKGVDGKPFGLRIVSAPTKEDKEKAAARKTREAKKAEEKPEDDINAKAGPGTKGVTGKKDAKSSRLSGLASMLSAKKNVNRSQALNEERATTELKSYAALQGSGRPMYTQVKRKRQYSGPSKSTEITEVKESKRVIKLHGGAYAEQLAKKLSIKLKDMIDKCLDLNLLVRNGDYIGLKLAGQIAALYDYRVEDQSFDEDAVIGKEELSEEEVSKLPLRAPVVTIMGHVDHGKTTLLDCIRNAKIADGEAGGITQHIGAYSVDVKDSKLTFLDTPGHAAFGAMRQRGADITDIVILIVAADDGVMPQTVESIKYIQSAGKPLIVAVNKMDREGANPDRIKQALTEYSITPEEWGGDTQFCNISALKGEGIDELLEAIALQAEILELRADPKGVAEAVVVESRIEHGRGPVATVLVEKGTLKKGDSIVVGETFGRARSLTDHRGNQLPKAGPSTPVQILGLSEAPAPGDVLNVVKNEREAKKIAQNRIDERIRIEAAATTQGPKVSLEDFFATAAGEEGQTKDLNLIIRADVQGSYEAIKTALESISNPEVEVKVIRGGVGQISDSDIELANTSGAFVIGFNMRPATSARKLSEQYGVDIKTYSIIYELINDVKLAVEGLLDPEYTEEYIGRAEVRDTFFVPKIGTIAGSVVVDGKIMVGCNVRLLREGKIMFDGKMSSLKRFKDDVKEVKNGYECGVGLENYNDIKVGDLFEAYQMKEKKRKLEDVMTSESPIL
- a CDS encoding GNAT family N-acetyltransferase — translated: MKIQFEYLAKLDEQMVDKLSDFESDHFKWSWSKKVWKELAGSSRNIVCLWQESLENNKKEIISLCVFELSSPDFCHLYKIVVDEKFRRRKLALALFKQMCHVASVELGFSKPHIYLEVEENNDGAIGFYQKMGLKQIHIKKRFYQNGNSAVIMHGVQDCDKP
- a CDS encoding ribosome maturation factor RimP, whose translation is MNLNVEYKGIEKKFYELSQAIVSEAGYYLYDMEYIKGSKTLRVYIMNKETNTAVIEDCVAVDRAFSEPMESADWIPDDIVLEVSSPGMFRKIKTREHFDLSKGQRILVELNKKFGDLFQGENFDKKTANTKKVLCVLNDVGDDYIEVNLDSDFDLKLNLNDINKVALEPEV
- the truB gene encoding tRNA pseudouridine(55) synthase TruB, with product MARKFKGPIFGPFFFKVDKPKGITSFDVIRQFKRKLPKNIGKIGHFGTLDPFATGLMVIGIGPATRLNQYTQVSTKEYIASGRLGFLSPTGDFDTEDGTMERVEIPPLTFDIVKDALESFVGPYMQSPPAFSATKHEGKPLHEWAREGIIIEKPPVERHIHDIELLSFEGDTVVFRVSVSSGTYIRVLFDDLAIKLGTRGALEELRRTNSAGIDLDGSIKLDIFNDDHFDFREFLLNHAQPITDLINFQLLELDDKDALSFANGMTIKRENETDGLYWVRSNNQTLGLGAIDEGKLKVKVGFSPAALDKIDLTICNSLDE
- a CDS encoding helix-turn-helix domain-containing protein, with the translated sequence MQIVGGQESGTSNQKESASLDVLGFVGSGEGLIPTQDNLTKLEVGKAYYQLGKLHYDKADLNKAEVNFLKAIDCAECPQDNYRVLKILSFLIRIAAEKLEDEKAEKYISHSEAIVNDLQENLGSLSAEYFYYSGLIKSYRTDFDGAYQDLDLSYNKSKEENDPDLHSKCLLALANNAFNRGQFELSLEYMGQLDNLLKIINKEYLGGSMHMTYGKIHMATGNIEASLKHFNLANITLQNKKCWNLYGYILLGIGQVQKVKGDYDRATLYYNLAKQAVDSTTFKRLTNVLDAEIHEVNDSSVDIYLDRNNRKVKEKNIGVIDFKHRFVLLEILFLLAKNRGSFFDKEDLAREIWKDEYNPLIHDKLIYTSISRLRKLIEPKDNSNTKRKYIIRGKDGYTFNPDVKIRYQMETKLTAGKAVANVDISSPV
- the nusA gene encoding transcription termination factor NusA encodes the protein MSFSELGKIIDVLGKDRGIDKAIIVNAIEQAFLVTARKKFGIQGEYETRYNDDDDDVEIFQYKNVVEDVRDPIIEINLSDARELDEDVEVGDQLGIKIENPNFTRVDVQTARQIIMQKVRDAEREILFSEFKHREGDLVTGIARRYERGNIIVDLGKADAVLSRREIIPGEQFNPGDRIQAYLTEVVMTNRGPEIRLSRTSPMFLVKLFEVEVPEIQDGTIEVKSAAREPGQRAKIAVQSVDKDIDPVGACVGMKGSRVQNIVNELQGEKIDIVRWNDDLATFAIAALAPSEIENISIDHDSKSMDVIVEEDQLSLAIGRRGQNVRLAAMLSGYNINIISKTKLQEKVNKAVENLLQIPSVSDAMAQVLVQNSIMAIGDFMATPASEIASMTGVDEAAAQAAIDEAAKLVEEGTIELQPEGEEELVSASAVPRYLGIINKESGEESEEGSDKFNEAERRLREELAAFKIK
- the rbfA gene encoding 30S ribosome-binding factor RbfA, which gives rise to MSSNNKKLQYEEQIKNEVNKLLRTGLDNSAFTYCSVTKVEMNPDFSVATLYWDTFDPSRRGDIAKAMESALGKMRTHLAKTLKVRHTPSLTAVYDSQFEDEQEIEQLLKSEKEKGKSY